In the Acidobacteriota bacterium genome, one interval contains:
- a CDS encoding cytochrome c3 family protein, with amino-acid sequence MSQVFTPARSTVGQAVRDFFGVRPDAVQPIAFPHSVHIANRLGCLDYCHASAAAGPVAGLPSVRTCLICHRTVATDRPEVQKVVAYEERGEDIAWQRVYGYPPSAHVKFNHAPHVRRDVKCGVCHGDVAQQREAQRSKRLTMGFCVGCHRANQAPIDCTACHF; translated from the coding sequence ATGTCTCAGGTGTTCACCCCCGCCCGCTCGACCGTCGGGCAGGCTGTCCGGGATTTCTTCGGCGTGCGTCCCGACGCCGTTCAGCCGATTGCGTTCCCGCACTCCGTCCATATCGCCAACCGGCTGGGCTGCCTCGACTACTGCCACGCGAGCGCGGCCGCCGGACCGGTGGCGGGCCTGCCGAGCGTCAGGACGTGCCTGATCTGCCACCGTACGGTGGCGACCGATCGGCCCGAGGTGCAGAAGGTCGTGGCCTACGAGGAGCGCGGCGAGGACATCGCGTGGCAGCGCGTCTACGGCTACCCGCCCTCGGCGCACGTCAAGTTCAACCATGCGCCGCACGTGCGCCGCGACGTGAAGTGCGGCGTGTGCCACGGGGACGTCGCGCAGCAGCGCGAGGCGCAAAGGTCGAAGCGGCTGACGATGGGGTTCTGCGTCGGGTGCCATCGCGCGAACCAGGCGCCGATCGACTGCACGGCCTGCCACTTCTGA